A stretch of the Chloroflexota bacterium genome encodes the following:
- a CDS encoding DEAD/DEAH box helicase, whose product MKFVDFNLDPRLMKGVQRMAFREPTPIQAATVPMALTGQDILGSAETGTGKTAAFMLPLLHRLLAAGERPHKLRALILVPTRELALQVADHTKQLSAATDLRSAAIYGGVGLGPQETQLRRGLDIVIATPGRLLDHVERRNVKFDGLEILVLDEADRMLDVGFLPDLRRIARLLPAERQTMLFSATLIPSIVSLAGEMTRQPVRIQVEKTSTPPAITQILYPVAETHKVALLSKLLNDDEMQSVLVFTRTKHRADRIAKQLHGADIRAQVIHGNRSQSQRVAALEAFRRGKSRVLVATDIAARGLDVQGVSHVVNFDMPMVSEDYVHRIGRTGRAHAAGIAVSLATASDEEMVRKIEGLLKQKIERRHVEGLTDTTARYVPSAQATRRSFGPRRLPRRPGAFGRRSI is encoded by the coding sequence ATGAAGTTTGTTGATTTCAATCTCGATCCGCGCCTAATGAAGGGCGTACAGCGCATGGCGTTCCGCGAGCCGACGCCGATTCAGGCGGCCACGGTGCCGATGGCGCTGACCGGGCAGGACATTCTGGGGTCGGCCGAAACGGGCACGGGCAAGACGGCGGCGTTCATGCTGCCCCTGTTGCACCGGCTGCTCGCCGCCGGGGAACGCCCGCACAAGCTGCGCGCGCTGATCCTCGTGCCGACGCGCGAGCTGGCGCTGCAGGTGGCCGACCATACAAAGCAGTTGAGCGCAGCCACCGATCTGCGCAGCGCCGCCATCTATGGCGGCGTCGGATTGGGGCCGCAGGAAACACAGTTGCGGCGCGGGCTGGACATCGTAATTGCCACCCCCGGCCGCCTGCTCGACCACGTCGAGCGGCGCAACGTCAAATTCGACGGGCTGGAAATCCTGGTGCTGGATGAGGCCGACCGCATGCTGGATGTCGGCTTCCTGCCGGACCTGCGCCGCATTGCGCGGCTGCTGCCGGCCGAGCGCCAGACCATGCTTTTCTCGGCGACGTTGATTCCATCGATCGTCAGCCTGGCCGGCGAAATGACGCGCCAGCCGGTTCGCATTCAGGTCGAGAAGACCTCGACGCCGCCGGCGATCACGCAGATTTTGTACCCGGTGGCCGAGACGCACAAAGTCGCGCTGCTGAGCAAGCTGCTCAACGACGACGAGATGCAGAGCGTGCTGGTGTTCACCCGCACCAAGCACCGCGCCGACCGGATCGCCAAGCAGTTGCACGGCGCCGACATCCGCGCGCAGGTCATCCACGGCAACCGCTCGCAGTCGCAGCGTGTCGCCGCGCTGGAGGCGTTCCGCCGCGGCAAATCGCGCGTGCTGGTGGCGACCGACATCGCCGCGCGCGGCCTCGATGTGCAGGGCGTCTCGCATGTCGTCAACTTCGACATGCCGATGGTGTCCGAGGACTACGTGCACCGCATCGGCCGCACCGGCCGCGCTCACGCCGCCGGCATCGCCGTGAGCCTGGCGACCGCCAGCGACGAGGAGATGGTGCGCAAGATCGAGGGGCTGCTCAAGCAGAAGATCGAGCGGCGGCATGTCGAAGGGCTGACGGACACGACGGCGCGCTACGTCCCGTCGGCGCAGGCGACGCGGCGCAGCTTTGGCCCACGCCGGCTGCCGCGCCGCCCAGGCGCTTTTGGACGGCGCAGTATCTAG
- a CDS encoding DegV family protein produces MIRIVADSTIDLPTGAQAQYGIGIVPINIQFGTDSYREGVDMDQKQFYARIAAEHHLPKTSQPSPGEFTALYRQVAAQGDTIISMHVTGKLSGTCQSAQLAASQLKDEFDIRVFDSMSGSAGLGFMAMEAARMAQRNESIDAIMARLDVLRSRFTVFFTPENLKYLQMSGRVSNTAALIGSVLSLKPIIALENGLLHPVARIRTRNKAIDHVLTATKDKVGAQPVNVAVIHAEAEAEAQALMARAKQMMNVQESFIDDLAVSLAVHFGPGVLCIFTYPV; encoded by the coding sequence ATGATACGCATTGTCGCGGACAGCACCATCGATCTGCCAACCGGCGCGCAGGCGCAGTACGGGATCGGCATCGTGCCGATCAACATTCAGTTTGGCACCGATTCGTATCGCGAAGGCGTCGATATGGACCAGAAGCAGTTCTACGCGCGTATTGCGGCCGAGCATCATCTGCCCAAGACGTCGCAGCCATCGCCGGGCGAATTCACCGCGCTCTACCGCCAGGTGGCCGCGCAGGGCGATACGATCATTTCAATGCACGTCACGGGAAAACTCAGCGGCACCTGCCAGTCGGCCCAACTGGCGGCCTCGCAGCTAAAGGATGAGTTCGACATTCGCGTGTTCGACAGTATGAGCGGATCGGCCGGCCTCGGTTTCATGGCGATGGAGGCGGCGCGCATGGCGCAGCGCAACGAATCGATCGACGCCATTATGGCGCGTCTGGATGTGCTGCGTTCCCGGTTCACCGTGTTCTTCACGCCGGAGAACCTGAAGTACCTGCAGATGAGCGGGCGTGTCAGCAACACGGCGGCGCTGATCGGCTCCGTGCTCAGCCTGAAACCAATCATTGCGCTGGAGAACGGCCTGTTGCATCCGGTCGCGCGTATTCGCACGCGCAACAAAGCGATCGATCACGTGCTCACCGCGACCAAAGACAAGGTCGGCGCGCAGCCTGTGAACGTGGCAGTGATCCATGCCGAGGCGGAGGCCGAGGCGCAGGCGCTCATGGCGCGCGCCAAACAGATGATGAACGTGCAGGAGTCATTCATCGACGATCTGGCCGTCTCGCTCGCGGTCCACTTCGGTCCGGGCGTGCTGTGCATATTCACCTATCCCGTTTGA
- a CDS encoding ABC transporter ATP-binding protein, protein MVRFEHVSKRYQLGGLRRSLRELLPSLVPQSAARKKDTNDFWALNDVSFSLKPGEALGLIGPNGAGKTTILRLLAGITRPTSGQITVDGRLAALIELGAGFHPDLTGRENIYLNGSILGLRRAETARLFDSIVAFSGLERFLDTPVKRYSSGMYVRLGFSIAAHIEPDILLVDEVLAVGDAQFRMKCIQRLRELRARGTTIVFVSHNPYQVKSACERALFIQDGTIRFAGDTVDAINEYEAWQHRQQRDGLMATSSSEDGSRGESSGPIRITNVEVCGLDGLPCSEFSHVDAATFKIHFVAHEPVPSANVIARITQSDGSACCEVRARDAGCEIGTLSGQGLISITIDPLQLSGGAYNASAEIEGQLEGMSLAMAYSKWFYVTGATYTPSEFRGVFVPHLTSITLDNDSLATPPTAVYSNR, encoded by the coding sequence ATCGTTCGGTTTGAGCATGTGTCCAAACGCTATCAACTTGGCGGCTTGCGTCGGAGCCTGCGAGAACTACTGCCGAGCCTCGTGCCGCAATCTGCTGCCCGGAAGAAAGATACGAATGACTTTTGGGCTCTGAACGACGTCAGCTTTTCGCTCAAACCCGGGGAGGCCCTAGGGTTGATTGGCCCAAACGGCGCAGGTAAGACAACGATCTTGCGGCTTCTGGCAGGCATTACGCGACCCACCAGTGGGCAGATTACTGTCGATGGCCGGCTTGCGGCTTTGATCGAACTGGGCGCTGGCTTTCACCCCGATTTGACCGGCAGGGAAAACATATACCTTAACGGCAGTATTCTGGGCCTGCGCCGCGCCGAAACGGCCCGCCTCTTTGATAGCATCGTTGCGTTCTCAGGGCTTGAGAGGTTTCTGGATACACCAGTGAAACGGTACTCATCGGGCATGTATGTGCGGCTGGGATTTTCCATTGCCGCACACATTGAGCCTGATATTCTGCTGGTCGACGAGGTCCTTGCCGTTGGCGACGCGCAGTTCCGGATGAAGTGCATTCAGAGGCTTCGCGAACTTCGCGCTCGAGGAACAACCATTGTATTCGTCTCGCACAACCCGTATCAGGTTAAGAGTGCGTGCGAGAGAGCGCTATTCATACAAGATGGAACGATCCGCTTTGCCGGTGATACGGTCGACGCAATCAATGAGTACGAGGCGTGGCAACACCGGCAACAGAGAGACGGCCTCATGGCAACCTCAAGTAGTGAGGACGGCTCGCGCGGTGAATCGTCCGGCCCCATTCGCATTACAAACGTAGAAGTCTGCGGATTGGATGGCTTGCCCTGCTCGGAGTTTTCGCATGTCGATGCAGCCACTTTCAAGATTCACTTCGTGGCCCATGAACCTGTGCCATCGGCCAACGTGATCGCTCGGATCACTCAATCCGATGGCTCGGCGTGTTGTGAGGTGCGTGCGCGCGACGCCGGATGTGAAATCGGGACGCTGTCCGGCCAAGGGCTTATTTCAATTACAATTGATCCGCTTCAATTGTCGGGCGGCGCTTACAATGCAAGCGCAGAAATCGAGGGACAGCTGGAGGGCATGTCTTTGGCCATGGCCTACTCGAAATGGTTCTATGTGACTGGGGCCACATATACGCCATCGGAGTTTCGTGGTGTGTTTGTTCCACACTTGACATCAATCACGCTCGATAACGACAGCCTGGCAACACCCCCGACCGCCGTTTATTCCAATCGGTAG
- a CDS encoding sigma-70 family RNA polymerase sigma factor, with protein sequence MSRPPVEPLPPAGKSEPDALLVKRAKRDPEAFGVLYERYVDRIYSYIYFRTGNEQDAEDLTARTFYQALSNLRRYNERGLPFSAWLYRIAHNLTANWYRDHARRPQVSLDDVWALMAHGQDTPPAAAERNAELAALREVIGGLPADRQQLLMLKFGEGKSNLEIGRELGRSEGAIKSLFHRTLNDLRAEMVRRGY encoded by the coding sequence ATGTCGCGGCCCCCGGTAGAGCCGCTGCCGCCTGCCGGCAAGTCAGAGCCGGACGCCCTCCTGGTCAAGCGCGCCAAGCGCGACCCGGAAGCGTTTGGCGTGTTGTACGAGCGTTATGTCGATCGCATCTACTCGTACATCTACTTCCGGACCGGCAATGAGCAGGATGCGGAAGACCTGACGGCACGCACGTTCTACCAGGCGCTGTCCAACCTGCGCCGCTACAATGAGCGCGGACTGCCATTTTCGGCCTGGCTGTATCGCATCGCGCACAACCTGACCGCCAACTGGTATCGCGATCACGCGCGCCGCCCGCAGGTTTCGCTGGACGACGTGTGGGCGCTGATGGCGCACGGGCAGGATACGCCGCCGGCGGCTGCCGAGCGGAATGCGGAACTGGCCGCACTGCGCGAGGTGATCGGCGGCCTGCCGGCCGACCGGCAGCAGTTGCTGATGCTCAAGTTTGGCGAAGGCAAGTCGAACCTTGAGATCGGCCGCGAACTAGGGCGCAGCGAAGGCGCCATCAAGTCGTTGTTCCATCGCACGTTGAACGACCTGCGCGCCGAGATGGTGCGCCGGGGGTATTGA
- a CDS encoding YfhO family protein, with the protein MQPQRPVGSELPAVLLVGGGALLPFVPHLVAGTLPFEDDLPNYFWPVMENVAAALRAGHLPLWTAKLYGGFPLFADPEAGTLFPLNWLMALISGPAGLRLVLMLATDAAALSMYAFARHLKLMRPAAVIVAWTYGLGGFFTGHLVHVSMLNAAWPMPLVILALDRALAARGRASLRWMIAAGLLHGMQWLGGHVQPPILTWLLASAWAIFRLWISPLPRRPLRTMRAQLAALTSSAGVIGAVAFGAAAAQLLPTLELAQQGTRAGGVNYAYAASYAVSPFDLVTLVSPYFFQHDSGVRWGLWANWETAAYAGILPLMLAIFAVCVSWRAGSASRAVVLFLTVLASVSLWLATSPFLPINIHQLLYHLPVANVLRAPARFTLLFDFAVALLAGYGAHALLGGTHPANGFAARRVAVTAAGTAVALAVVDFAVAGWIGANRALTVEWLDSVYSAMPHSGLLLPPERLFDFLQWSVWIGNPRLAVSLLLLAGAALWLAGAATGRLPRPARTVLALALTLVDLAVFAAWFWQPVSIDAIEHPVAAAQLARQEVDRRVLAWPGSGLQANRPLAYGLVAADGYSSLELKRKAQVIAAARLTNNRMLDVLGVDTLALRPAASQRDAPINIREPVATVDTSTPVEDRMLLVAPARVSGRIHLVSALEYAPAVEQGTVVGYVIVSDADGKTITRTVRAGEETAEWALLRPDVQATARHRPAPLAGRFDTSDEQGRRGRMLYEADIDFGQMVTASAIQFQATVPGIRWHIFRVSVGDQVRLQRWDLARFETLRRDADTWLIRNRRAPPRARLVPGAIVETDAGRALARLNDSDVDPSRVIVIEDATNAFEQPDRVAWESACTGEADRCDRVRWERDDDMQISLSMRAPASGWLLLADTWYPGWRATLDGAETPIVRANYAQRAVRLPEGTHTVEFFYDPPIVRFGIVVSALSMTAALAALAALSVGARSTAR; encoded by the coding sequence GTGCAACCGCAACGGCCGGTAGGCAGCGAGCTTCCGGCCGTTCTGCTTGTCGGCGGCGGCGCCCTGCTGCCGTTCGTGCCGCATCTCGTCGCGGGCACGCTCCCCTTTGAGGACGATCTCCCCAACTACTTCTGGCCGGTGATGGAAAATGTGGCGGCTGCCCTGCGCGCCGGGCATCTGCCGCTGTGGACGGCCAAACTGTACGGTGGCTTCCCGCTGTTTGCGGATCCCGAAGCCGGCACGCTCTTCCCGCTCAACTGGCTGATGGCGCTGATCAGTGGTCCGGCCGGATTGCGCCTCGTGCTCATGTTGGCCACTGACGCTGCGGCGCTGTCCATGTACGCCTTCGCGCGGCATCTCAAGTTAATGCGTCCGGCTGCTGTGATTGTCGCCTGGACATATGGGCTGGGCGGCTTCTTTACCGGGCACCTGGTGCACGTCAGCATGCTGAATGCCGCCTGGCCCATGCCACTTGTCATACTCGCACTGGATCGGGCACTGGCGGCGCGCGGACGCGCGTCACTGCGCTGGATGATCGCTGCCGGGTTGCTGCACGGTATGCAGTGGCTGGGCGGTCATGTGCAGCCGCCGATTCTGACCTGGCTGCTGGCGTCGGCGTGGGCGATCTTTCGGCTCTGGATCAGCCCGCTACCGAGACGGCCGCTTCGAACGATGCGGGCGCAGCTTGCGGCGCTCACGTCGAGCGCCGGAGTGATCGGCGCGGTCGCGTTTGGGGCGGCGGCGGCACAGTTGCTGCCGACGCTCGAGCTGGCCCAGCAGGGTACACGGGCCGGGGGCGTGAATTATGCGTACGCCGCGTCGTACGCGGTCTCGCCGTTCGACCTGGTGACACTGGTCTCGCCCTATTTCTTCCAGCACGATAGCGGCGTGCGCTGGGGGTTGTGGGCCAACTGGGAGACCGCTGCCTATGCCGGCATCCTTCCACTCATGCTGGCGATCTTTGCGGTCTGCGTGAGTTGGCGCGCGGGCAGCGCCTCGCGCGCCGTCGTACTGTTCCTGACGGTGCTGGCGTCCGTTAGCCTGTGGCTTGCAACGTCTCCGTTTCTTCCGATCAACATCCACCAACTGCTCTACCATCTGCCGGTTGCCAACGTTCTGCGTGCGCCGGCGCGCTTCACCCTGCTTTTCGACTTTGCGGTAGCGCTGCTGGCCGGATATGGGGCGCACGCGCTATTGGGAGGCACGCATCCGGCGAACGGTTTCGCGGCACGCCGCGTCGCTGTGACGGCGGCCGGTACGGCGGTTGCGCTCGCCGTAGTGGATTTTGCCGTCGCGGGCTGGATCGGCGCCAATCGCGCACTGACCGTCGAATGGCTCGACTCAGTCTATTCGGCCATGCCGCATTCCGGCCTGCTCTTGCCGCCTGAGCGGCTATTCGACTTTCTGCAGTGGTCGGTCTGGATCGGCAACCCGCGGCTTGCGGTATCGCTGTTGCTGCTGGCTGGCGCGGCGCTCTGGCTCGCCGGCGCGGCAACCGGGCGGCTGCCGCGACCTGCGCGCACGGTCCTTGCATTGGCATTGACGTTGGTTGATCTCGCGGTGTTTGCGGCCTGGTTCTGGCAGCCCGTTTCGATCGATGCCATCGAACATCCCGTCGCTGCGGCGCAATTGGCCCGGCAGGAAGTCGATCGTCGTGTGCTGGCCTGGCCGGGCTCCGGCCTGCAAGCCAATCGTCCGCTTGCGTACGGCCTGGTCGCCGCAGACGGATACTCGTCACTTGAGTTGAAGCGGAAGGCACAGGTGATTGCAGCGGCGCGTCTTACCAACAATCGGATGCTGGACGTCCTCGGGGTCGACACTTTGGCCTTGCGTCCGGCGGCCTCGCAGCGCGACGCGCCGATCAATATCCGTGAGCCGGTGGCGACGGTCGATACGAGCACGCCGGTGGAGGATCGCATGTTGCTCGTGGCGCCCGCACGGGTCTCGGGCCGCATCCACTTGGTTTCTGCACTGGAGTATGCGCCGGCGGTGGAGCAGGGGACGGTCGTCGGCTACGTCATAGTGTCAGACGCAGACGGCAAGACAATCACGCGCACCGTGCGCGCCGGTGAGGAGACCGCCGAGTGGGCGCTGCTCCGGCCGGACGTGCAAGCGACGGCGCGGCATCGCCCGGCGCCTTTGGCGGGCCGCTTCGATACGTCTGACGAGCAGGGACGCCGCGGACGCATGCTATACGAGGCGGATATTGACTTCGGGCAGATGGTGACTGCGTCGGCCATACAGTTTCAGGCAACGGTGCCCGGCATCCGCTGGCACATCTTTCGTGTCTCGGTCGGCGATCAGGTCCGGCTGCAGCGCTGGGATCTGGCGCGCTTTGAGACGTTGCGGCGCGATGCTGATACCTGGCTAATTCGGAACCGGAGGGCGCCGCCGCGCGCACGTCTCGTACCCGGTGCGATCGTTGAGACTGATGCGGGGCGTGCGCTGGCCCGTCTGAACGACAGCGACGTTGACCCATCACGAGTGATCGTGATCGAAGACGCCACGAATGCCTTTGAACAGCCTGACCGTGTGGCGTGGGAGTCGGCATGCACGGGTGAGGCGGATCGATGCGACCGAGTGCGCTGGGAGCGAGACGACGATATGCAGATCAGTCTCAGTATGCGTGCGCCCGCCAGCGGATGGCTGCTGCTGGCCGACACATGGTATCCGGGCTGGCGCGCAACATTGGACGGCGCCGAGACGCCGATCGTGCGCGCCAACTATGCCCAGCGGGCGGTGCGGCTGCCGGAGGGCACGCACACGGTGGAGTTTTTCTACGATCCGCCCATTGTCCGATTCGGTATCGTCGTGTCGGCGCTTAGTATGACTGCGGCACTCGCCGCACTCGCGGCACTGTCAGTGGGTGCTCGATCAACGGCACGATGA
- a CDS encoding glycosyltransferase family 39 protein: MLAAYYVVQKPLRPDEIGDIAAGLSAFRDAPSLAGLLDTALNLGVAAMIVAVASAFGARLSRLPFPPAHATPTDRLEFWLMAAGVGLMALSFLAFVLALLGWLHPWLVFSVAIGIPLLVSVPAIPQLARDLRRAAVVRRPAPLFVAAAIMLGLSLLTALAPPVAYDSWLYHLNVARRSLETGRLQWLGEALPQEQFPLLMTSLYLLAMDLQSDIAAQLLHYCYGLLTIALVLLMTRRQSPSAESSRYALAILLSIPALFSLAGWAYNDLTLAFYCLAATYTYTHWCQSRESAWLGLSAIMAGGALGLKYTAFVVPLGLVLHLLLTNRKKSLRPAARFAVITAASAAPWYLKNWSFTGNPFYPFIFDGLGWDAARSLWYAQPGTGIGLDPVAILSLPLTATIGLGDASADGLIGPIVLMLLPLLLFRFTVGADHAPHSDGPGLLVASLWAALWLAGVISSSALRQTRLLLPAIFLLIPTLAGAATKLRAFDLPQISLRRLLWVILATVLTLGIARETVGLLSANPVATVLGMESPAAYTARQWPGYVGAMRAIDELPASARVQFFWEPRAYLARRSVRADPLLDALHRGVAIAGNMDAAVQQWKHEGYSHALIFDFGARFAIEQHINAYTVDDVANLQRLRTEFGRELYRRDGYTLLELK; the protein is encoded by the coding sequence GTGCTGGCCGCATACTATGTCGTCCAAAAGCCGCTGCGCCCCGACGAGATCGGCGACATCGCCGCGGGACTGAGCGCGTTCCGCGATGCGCCGTCGCTCGCCGGGTTGCTTGATACGGCGCTTAACCTGGGCGTCGCGGCCATGATCGTCGCCGTTGCGAGTGCGTTCGGCGCGCGCTTGTCGCGATTGCCGTTCCCGCCCGCTCACGCGACGCCTACGGATCGCCTCGAGTTCTGGCTGATGGCGGCAGGTGTTGGATTGATGGCACTTAGTTTCCTCGCATTTGTCTTGGCACTGCTCGGCTGGCTGCATCCCTGGCTCGTGTTCAGCGTGGCGATTGGCATTCCACTGCTGGTGTCGGTCCCCGCCATCCCCCAGCTTGCCCGCGACCTGCGCCGCGCCGCCGTCGTTCGCCGCCCGGCACCGCTTTTCGTCGCGGCGGCGATCATGCTGGGCCTATCGCTGCTCACAGCGCTCGCCCCCCCTGTCGCGTATGACTCGTGGCTCTATCATCTGAACGTGGCCCGTCGCAGCCTGGAAACCGGACGCCTCCAGTGGCTTGGAGAGGCGCTACCGCAAGAGCAATTTCCCCTGCTGATGACGTCGCTCTATCTGCTGGCGATGGATTTGCAGAGCGACATTGCGGCTCAGCTTCTCCACTACTGCTACGGACTGCTCACCATTGCGCTCGTACTGCTTATGACGCGCAGGCAGTCGCCGTCAGCGGAGAGCAGCCGCTACGCGCTGGCAATCTTACTGTCAATTCCAGCGTTGTTCTCGCTCGCAGGCTGGGCCTACAACGACCTCACACTCGCGTTCTATTGCCTCGCGGCGACGTACACATACACTCACTGGTGCCAATCCCGCGAATCCGCCTGGCTCGGCCTTTCGGCTATCATGGCGGGTGGCGCGTTGGGACTCAAGTACACCGCCTTTGTCGTTCCGCTTGGATTGGTTCTGCACTTGCTGCTGACGAACCGGAAAAAGTCCTTGCGCCCGGCCGCGCGCTTCGCGGTGATCACCGCCGCCAGCGCCGCCCCATGGTACCTCAAGAACTGGAGCTTCACCGGCAATCCGTTCTACCCATTCATATTTGACGGCCTCGGTTGGGATGCGGCCCGCTCGCTCTGGTATGCACAACCCGGTACGGGTATTGGGTTAGATCCTGTCGCGATATTAAGCCTGCCTTTGACAGCCACCATCGGCCTTGGCGATGCCTCGGCCGACGGACTGATTGGGCCGATCGTGCTCATGCTTTTGCCGCTGCTGCTGTTTCGCTTCACGGTGGGAGCCGACCATGCGCCTCACAGCGATGGACCGGGCCTTCTGGTCGCCTCGCTTTGGGCGGCGCTGTGGCTGGCGGGCGTAATCAGTTCCAGCGCCCTGCGGCAGACACGTCTGTTGCTGCCGGCGATATTTCTACTCATCCCGACACTAGCCGGTGCGGCAACGAAGCTACGAGCGTTCGATCTGCCACAGATATCGTTAAGGCGGCTTCTCTGGGTGATACTGGCCACTGTCCTGACGCTGGGTATCGCGCGCGAGACGGTCGGGTTACTCAGTGCAAACCCGGTGGCGACCGTGCTCGGCATGGAATCGCCAGCGGCCTACACCGCACGACAGTGGCCGGGCTACGTCGGCGCAATGCGCGCCATCGACGAACTGCCGGCAAGCGCGCGCGTGCAGTTCTTCTGGGAACCGCGCGCCTACCTGGCCCGGCGCTCCGTGCGCGCCGACCCGCTGCTCGATGCACTGCACCGTGGCGTTGCCATCGCGGGCAACATGGATGCGGCAGTGCAGCAATGGAAGCATGAGGGTTACTCGCACGCCCTGATCTTCGATTTCGGCGCGCGCTTCGCGATCGAGCAGCATATCAACGCCTATACCGTTGACGATGTGGCTAACCTGCAGCGCCTGCGCACCGAGTTCGGACGCGAACTGTACCGGCGCGACGGCTACACGCTACTGGAGCTTAAGTGA
- a CDS encoding ABC transporter permease, whose protein sequence is MTILRSLWKHRDLLVAWTEREIKIRYKQSVVGSLWAILQPLSLMIMFTVIFSYWARVTTNGIPYPLFSYVALLPWTLFATSITFAVPSLVNNISLVTKVYFPREILPIASVLAALLDFGIASTIFLALSLFYQFQLSWTIVFVIPLLVLQLLLTVGIVLFLSAVNVFFRDIRFVIPIAVQLLMYASPIIYPISMVPDDWRLVYMLNPLAGLIDAYRSVVLAGEFPNMVFIGYSAIMSIGVFVLGYTYFKRQEPNFADLI, encoded by the coding sequence ATGACTATATTGCGCAGTTTGTGGAAGCATCGGGACCTGCTAGTCGCATGGACAGAGCGTGAAATCAAAATCCGTTACAAGCAGTCGGTTGTTGGCAGCCTGTGGGCCATCTTACAACCACTATCGCTCATGATTATGTTCACTGTGATCTTCTCATACTGGGCGCGCGTTACCACCAATGGTATTCCCTACCCTCTGTTCTCCTATGTGGCACTACTGCCGTGGACGCTGTTCGCCACGTCGATCACATTTGCCGTGCCGTCTCTCGTGAACAATATCTCCCTTGTGACCAAGGTCTACTTCCCGCGCGAAATACTACCGATCGCAAGTGTACTTGCAGCCCTACTCGATTTTGGGATTGCATCAACAATCTTCCTCGCCTTGTCCTTGTTTTATCAGTTCCAACTGAGCTGGACGATAGTGTTCGTAATTCCTTTGCTGGTTCTGCAGCTGTTGTTGACTGTCGGCATAGTCCTCTTCCTATCCGCGGTCAACGTATTCTTTCGAGATATACGGTTTGTGATACCAATTGCAGTCCAGTTGCTCATGTACGCGTCCCCGATTATCTACCCCATTTCAATGGTGCCTGACGACTGGCGACTTGTCTACATGCTTAACCCGCTGGCCGGATTGATTGATGCCTACAGAAGCGTCGTATTGGCAGGCGAATTTCCTAACATGGTGTTCATAGGCTACAGCGCTATTATGTCTATTGGCGTTTTCGTTTTGGGGTATACCTACTTCAAGCGCCAAGAGCCGAACTTCGCGGACCTCATTTAG
- a CDS encoding LCP family protein: MKLRTKAYGLAGLLLITLLVCVGAASLSSSLVRTESPAPDTDNMVEGPAAPELNPAAPPPAAVAPDLFDEAIAPVIEAALAMRAARAQSEPGYGTRIDPDINRNRLNVLFFGYGETYEPPLPVDIIGTMSILSLDTRTHKLTQISLTHDARAPEIERYMTARGQSGHPAKIDTAYRHGGFTLMREAVENATGLVIDFQITLEDTFIGGLVDETLGAIEIDAPIEIETNPIYLKGVQRSCRKFPQGKQTLDGTQTLCYLKGLSLPPYDPRKENNLRKQIVLQGLKDAVQKNLANPVFSVKMIGFLQGQLERKTVAYDFDAPKLLFASIKHMATNATFRPILLPALDQNIYLVDENIGDGGFAWVLSTQNPLIRDEVKRGIYKDVNMVVTNGDPYAADLAKGYWGSTRYVIRTRFLRYDSLIVPLIEHPLTVPRVRRVPQSY; encoded by the coding sequence GTGAAATTGCGTACTAAAGCCTACGGCCTCGCGGGCCTGTTGCTGATCACGCTGCTCGTGTGCGTCGGCGCGGCGTCGCTATCCAGTTCGCTGGTTCGCACGGAGTCCCCCGCGCCCGACACGGACAACATGGTGGAAGGCCCGGCTGCGCCGGAACTAAACCCGGCCGCCCCCCCGCCCGCGGCGGTGGCCCCCGATCTATTCGACGAGGCGATCGCGCCCGTTATCGAAGCGGCGCTGGCCATGCGTGCCGCCCGCGCGCAGTCCGAGCCCGGGTACGGCACGCGCATCGACCCCGATATCAACCGCAACCGGCTCAACGTGCTGTTCTTCGGCTATGGCGAAACGTATGAGCCGCCGTTGCCGGTCGACATCATCGGCACGATGTCGATTCTGTCGCTCGATACGCGCACACACAAACTGACGCAGATTTCACTGACCCATGATGCGCGTGCACCCGAGATCGAGCGCTACATGACGGCGCGCGGGCAGTCCGGCCATCCGGCCAAGATCGACACAGCGTACCGGCACGGCGGCTTTACGCTCATGCGCGAGGCCGTTGAAAACGCCACCGGCCTGGTGATCGATTTCCAAATCACGCTGGAGGATACCTTCATCGGCGGCCTGGTGGACGAGACGCTCGGCGCCATTGAGATCGATGCACCGATCGAAATCGAGACCAACCCGATCTACCTGAAGGGCGTGCAGCGCAGTTGCAGGAAGTTCCCACAGGGCAAGCAGACGCTGGATGGCACGCAGACGCTTTGCTATCTGAAGGGCCTGTCGCTGCCGCCTTACGATCCGCGCAAAGAGAACAATTTGCGCAAGCAGATCGTATTGCAGGGCCTGAAAGATGCGGTGCAGAAGAACCTCGCCAATCCAGTCTTCTCCGTCAAGATGATCGGCTTTCTGCAGGGCCAACTTGAGCGCAAGACCGTCGCGTACGACTTCGACGCGCCCAAACTGCTCTTCGCGTCCATCAAGCACATGGCGACCAATGCCACTTTCCGCCCTATTCTGCTGCCGGCCCTGGATCAGAATATCTACCTGGTGGACGAAAACATCGGCGACGGGGGGTTTGCGTGGGTTCTCAGCACACAGAACCCGCTCATTCGCGACGAAGTGAAGCGCGGCATCTACAAAGACGTGAATATGGTCGTCACCAACGGCGACCCGTACGCGGCCGACCTGGCCAAAGGCTACTGGGGCTCCACGCGCTACGTGATCCGCACCAGGTTCCTGCGCTATGACTCGCTCATCGTGCCGTTGATCGAGCACCCACTGACAGTGCCGCGAGTGCGGCGAGTGCCGCAGTCATACTAA